The following DNA comes from Bacteroidota bacterium.
TTCATCCAAAAAACTCCCTCCGAATGGTTTGAACTTTCCAATAATAAATGATATCGACTCAAAAACATATTGCTTCTCAAAAATTTTTAAGGATTAAACAACGTCGTTCAAAATTAATATTGCTTGCCTGCCTGGTCGTATTTATTATTATATCAAGTCGATTGATTCAAATTCAGGTAGTGCGGTCCACCGACTTACAATTAGAAGCACAATCGCAATACAAGCAGCCGGCAACAATCCCTGCTAAGAGAGGAAATATCTACGATTGTAACGGAAATATTTTAGCATCATCGGCTATGGCAATTAAAGTTGCAGCCGATTGTTCCTTAATGGATAATGAATCGAAAAATGCGATAGCTAAAAAATTATCTAAATTAACAAACATCAATCCGCGGGTTTATTTAAAAAAATTTCATTCTAATAAACGATATGTCTGTTTAGAATCTGAAATTCGTCCGAGTTATAAAAGTTTTTTACAAGAGGACAAACCTCACGGTGTGTTAATTGAGGAAGTGCCAAAACGTTTCTATCACTATGGAAATTTGGCAGCACAGGTTCTAGGCGGAATGCACTACGATAACTATGGAAAAGGGGGAATCGAAAGTTATTTCAATTCACAATTGCAAGGGAAGGATGGCTCGATAATAAAATATCGTGATGGTTCACGACGAATTCAACCAGTGCTGGATTTTCCAAAGATCGATCCTCAAAACGGTAACAGTATTTATTTAACTATCGATTTCGCATATCAGTCTATAGTTGAAGAAGAATTACAAAAGGGTGTGGAGAAATTTCAAGCTGACGGTGCAATTGTAATAATGCTGAAACCATCGACCGGAGAAGTATTAGCTGTTGCCCAATATCCAAGTTTTGATCCATCGCACTCGTCACAAGCTGATTTAGCCAATCAACGAATTAAAGCTCTTACTGATACTTACGAACCCGGTTCGATGTTTAAAATTGTTGCTGCGGCTGCCGCCTTAGAATTAGATCTGGTGAAGCTAGAACAAAAATTTAATGCCGAAAATGGTAGATATCTTTATCCGGTCGGTAAGAAAGGTATTCTCATAACAGATACACATCCTTATAGTATTTTAACTTTTAAAGAGGCCATGGAAGTTTCAAGCAATATAGTCTTTGCAAAGATTAATAAAATTGTTGGCTCGGATGCTTTCTACTCACAGGCGCGTGATTTGGGATTTGGGAACTTCACAAATATCGAACTGCCGGGTGAAGCAAAAGGCCTCCTCAAAAAACCAAACCAATGGTCGGGAACTACCCTGCAAGCGATGTCTCGCGGATATGAAGTTGGCGCAACTCCGATTCAGATTGCTGCGGCGTATGCAGCACTCGCAAATAAAGGGGTTTTGATGAAGCCATATATTCTGAAACAAATTCAAAATGAAAGGGGCGATTCAGTAGCCTCAACACAACCAACAATCATTCGTCGTGTATTCAGCGAAAAAACTGCATCCCAACTTTTAGAGATATTCACATCTGTTGTTGAAGGTGAACGCGGAACGGCAAAATCAGCAATTATAAACGGACTGCGAATAGCCGGAAAAACAGGAACTGCACGCAAAATAGTTGACGGAAAATATTCACAAAAAAACCATCTCGCTTCATTCGTGGGTTTCTTTCCAATTGAAGATCCTCAAGTAGTTTGTTTAGTAATGCTTGACAATCCAAAAACCGGCGGCTATACTGGTGGAGTTACAAGTGCAAACATCTTCAAAGCTATTGCTGAACGAATCAGCATTACGAAAAGCTCATTCAATCGGAATAGTGAAACAAATGAAAATAAATTATATGAAGCAAGCGATTTTCCATTAGTTCCGGATGTTTGCGGTATGCAACCCAAAAATGCCGTGCGTTTGTTGGAGAAATTTGGTTTATCTGCTTCAAAAATTGGAAACGGAATTTCAGTTTTAGACCAAGACCCGAAACCCGGAACTTTAGTAGCAAAGGGGGCTGAAGTAAAATTGATGTTTGCCAAAACAAATCATGCGGACGAAAATAGTTTTTATATAGTACCGAATGTAGTTGGGCTTCCATTAAGGCGGGCGGTGAACAGGCTTTCGTTGGAAGGCTTTGAATCGACTGCTCTTGGTAACGGTATTGTAGTCAGTCAATCGCCCGAAGCGGGAAAATCAGCTTCGCTTAATGCGAATGTGTCTCTAATTTGTGAAGATAAAAAAGTGGCGAGTAAATTATGATGTTTAGAATATTCTTGTGCTTAACGATTTCAGTAGCAATTCAAAGTTTGATTTTCTCGCAATCAAAAAAAATAAAATCCGAAACTCAAACCAGCCATACCCAAGGAGCAAACGGTATTTTAGTACCCGATAGGTCGGTGGTTGTAAAACATTATGATGAAAAAGGTAAAATTGTTTCAGAATCAAATCAGAGGTTTTGGGAGGAAATTCAAAAAGAAATCACTTACGACACAAAATATTTTTATAACAGCGAAGAGCTTTTAGATTCTTCAATATTATTCGAAGGCGAAAATGTTGTTTTAAAGTTGGTGTATGAATTTGATACGACAGGGACTGTTATTGGGGCTGTGGAAATTCTTCCCGACGGAAAATCTTCATTCAGAACTAAATATTTCTACAACGATAAAAAATTGAAAGTCAGAGAAATCATATCAAATCCGGAAGGTGTAACTTACACAGAAAAGGAATATTCTTACAATAACAAAGGAAAACTTATTGAAGAAAAAGGAAAAGACAGGGGAACGCCTCGCTATAAGTGGCTTTTTAAATATGACATGAAAAATATTTTGGTCGAACGTAAAATGTTCGACGGCAACGGAAATTTAATCAGAACAAATAAATATGAAAATAATAACGATGGTAAACCTGTTAAAGAAACCGAAAGTTCACCCGGAAGCCCGTTAAGAATTATAAAGTACAAATACATTTATTATTAAAATATGCAGTTAGCGAATTTACTAAATAGTGTAACGGTTATTAAAATTTTCCAGACTCAGTTTGGGAAAATGGCAGTTACGCACGATGTAGTAATCAACAAAGTTGAATACGACTCGCGCGAAATCAGCCGGGGCGATATGTTTGTTGCACTTCGCGGAAAAAATTCCGACGGACATAAATTTATTCAGGACGCCATTGCCAACGGAGCAAAAGTAGTAGTAGTTGAAGACGACAATGCTTTGCCCGATTCGTTTTTTATGCACACAGGTGTGGTAAAAATCGTCGTCGGGAACAGTCGTAAAGCACTTGCAATTCTTTCTGCAAATTACTGTAAACATCCTGCTGATAAATTAAAAATAATTGGAGTAACAGGAACCAACGGAAAAACAACTGCAACACATATAATCAAATCATTATTTGAAGAAAAACAAAATAATAAAATCGGATTGATAGGAACAATAGAAAATAAAATCGGCGACAAAGTAATTCCTTCGACGCTGACAACACCTGAATCGTTGGAGCTGCAAAAGATGTTTTTAAAAATGAATGAAGCCGGTTGCTCTACTGTAGTGATGGAAGTTTCCTCGCACGCCCTGCATCAAAACAGAGTCTTTGGGATAAATTTTGCTGCCGGTGTTTTTACAAATTTGACTCAGGATCATCTAGATTATCATGGGAGTATGGAAGAATACTTCAAAGCAAAGAAAATATTATTCGACAATTTGGATGGAAATGCTGTCGCTATTACAAATTACGATGATGAATACGGACTGAAAATCGTAGAGTCAAGCAGGGCTAAGCTAATAACATACGGTACGGATAAGCAAGCTGAGGTCTTCGCAGAAAATATACAACTTTTACCGACATCCACAACATTCACCGTAAACTATCAAGGAGACAAATTCGATATTGAATCGCCCCTTGTTGGAAAATTTAATGTGTATAATATTCTTGCAGCTATTTCAACGGCGTTAGCATTTGATATCAAGATATCATCGATACAGCATTCTCTTGCAACTATTCCACCTGTACGCGGAAGATTTGAAAATATAGTTTCACCAAAAGGATGGCGGGCTATCATCGATTACGCGCACACTCCCGATGCGCTTATGAAATGCTTGCTCGCCATTCGAGATTTGCTGTCGAATCAAAAAACACCGAACGGAAAAATTATTACTGTTTTCGGTGCTGGCGGCGACAGAGATAAAACTAAACGACCAATTATGGGAAAAATTGCAAGCGAATTAAGCGACGTTGTAATTCTTACTTCCGATAATCCGAGAAGCGAAGACCCTTACAAAATAATTGCTGATATCGCTGAAGGTATTAAAAATAATTCCGGATTTTTCCAAGAGGTTGACCGGCAACGTGCTATTGAAAAAGCTGTTGAATTGGTATCTAAGGGCGATATTATTTTAATCGCCGGCAAAGGACACGAAAATTATCAGATTATCGGAAATAAAAAAAATCATTTTAACGACAGAGAAGTGGTAGAAGAAATTATTCGGCAAATGTAAATTCAGATGCAGCTTACTTTAAACGACATATTATCAATTAATATTTATCAAATTTATAACAATAACAATTTGGGTAACGAACGCTTTAAGGGTGTTTCTATAGATTCGCGCACTACCAAATCAGCTGACCTGTTTTTTGCCATTCGGGGCGATAATAATGACGGTCATAATTTCCTAGAGGACGCAATATCAAACGGTGCCACAGTAGTTGTTGTCGATAAGAAGTTTTTCTCTAAAGCAATCAATTTTAAAACGAATAATAAATTCAATAAACTTTTTGGTGTTACAATCATCGTAGTCGAAAATACATCTGCAGCATTTGGTGAATTAGCTACCGTGTTTCGAAAGAAATTTCAAATTCCAATACTTGCAGTAGCAGGAAGCAACGGTAAAACAACAACGAAAGATATGATAGGCAAAGTCTTGTCAGCGAAGTACGATACGTTGGTTACGGAAGGAAATTTGAACAACCATATCGGGGTTCCATTAACATTGTTTGGCTTGAAACGCAAACACCAGGCGGCAGTAATTGAAATCGGAACCAATCACTTCGGTGAAATCGAATATCTCTGTAAAATTTTGCAACCGACACACGGGTTGATAACAAATATCGGTAACGAGCACCTGGAATTTTTTAAAGATATAAATGGTGTTGCAAAAGAAGAGGGTGAACTTTTCAAGCATTTAACAACCCGCAATAAAGCAGTAGCTTTTGTGAATGCTGATGATAAAAGAATATTAAAATTAAGCCGGACTTTGGCTCATTCTATTGCTTTCGGTTCAAATAAAAATAGCTTGGATATTATCTGCACTAATCAAACAATAAATGCAAGCGGCAATTATTCAATAGAAGTTTTAATTAAAAAATCGAAAAAAAACTTCAAAGTAAATCTTCCAATTCCGGGCAAACATAATATCCAAAATGCACTTGCGGCTTTTACAGTAGGAATTCATTTCAAAGTACCAACTGCAAAAATTGTGAAAGCTCTCGAAAAGGTTAACCCATCCAGCAAACGGATGGAAACTGTTTCAGTGAAAAAAATAAAAATCATCAACGATACTTATAATGCAAATTTAGACTCGATGTTGGCGGCAATCGAAGTTTTGAAGCAAATGAAATCGCAAGGTAAGAAAATTATTGTTCTTGGAGATATGCTCGAACTTGGCAAATCATCAAAACAACATCATACATTAATTGGCGAAGCGATAAATAAATATTTTAAAAAGCCGACTGAAACGCCATATCTTTTTACATTTGGAAAAATGTCGCAGCATATAAATAAAGCAGCAAAATTAAACAATAAAAATCATTACACTGATAAAAAAACATTGACCGAAGATTTGTTAAATATTATTACATCCGGCGATGTAGTGCTTGTAAAAGGTTCCCGCGGAATGCGAATGGAAGATGTTGTAAATTCACTAACCGAAAGGCTGAGGTAAAAATTGCTTTATTACCTTTTTGAATTTTTATATCGTGAGTTTTCGATTCCCGGTTTCGGAGTTTTCAAATACCTCACATTCCGTGCAGGAGCAGCGGCAATTACTGCCCTGATTGTGGCTTTTTGGCTCGGTCCGAAAATCATAAAAATTCTGAAGGCAAAACAAATCGGTGAATCAGCAAAATTAGATGCACCCAAAACACACTTGAAAAAAGCCGGCACACCCACGATGGGCGGCTTAATAGTTCTTGGCTCAATTCTAATTCCGACACTTTTGTGGGGGAATCTCACAAACGGCTACATCGTCTTGATTGTCTTCGTAACTGCAGGTTTAGGTGCGGTCGGATTTTTGGATGACTATCTCAAAGTTGTTAAAAAGAAACCTAAAGGATTGATCGAAGAGTATAAATTGATTGGTCAGATTTTAATAGGTTTAATTGTTGGAAGTGTTATCTACTTTTTTCCCCAATGGATTGATGCGACGTTGGTAAAATATAATACGAGTACCACGGTTCCGTTCTTCAAACATTTAGAATTCGATTTAGGATATTTTTACATCCCGATGGTAGTGTTTATTATTACTGCCACAAGCAATGCAGTAAATTTAACAGACGGTTTGGACGGGCTGGCAATCGGAACAGTAGGTATAGTTGCGTTGGCATTAGCAGTTATCAGCTATATCAGCGGTAATGCAATATGGAGTGAGTATTTGACAATTCCATTTTTAAAAGGTAATGGTGAACTGAGTATCTTTTGCGCGGCGATGGTGGGAGCTGCTCTGGGATTTCTCTGGTTCAACTCGCACCCGGCGCAGGTGTTTCTTGGTGATACAGGATCGCTTGCGCTTGGCGGTGCAATCGGTGCTTTAACGGTTCTGATTAAAAAAGAATTACTTCTTCCTACACTTGGAGGAATATTCTTGATTGAAACTATGTCGGTTATTATTCAACGACTCTATTTCAAATATACCCGAAAACGATATGGTGAAGGCAGGCGCGTTTTTAAAATGGCTCCCCTGCATCACCACTTCGAAATGATCGGATGGGAAGAACCAAAAATAGTAACAAGGTTTTATATCATAACGATACTGTTTGTAATTTTAAGCTTGGCTACTTTTAAAGTTAGATGAAAGATTTCGACAACATAAAAGTTACTGTAATCGGTGCGGCTCGCAGCGGTATTGCTGCTGCTCAGTTATTCAAATCGCACGGCGCTTCAGTTTTTGTGAGTGAACAAAACAGTACCAATCAAGTTATAACCGCACTTGAATCATTACAGTCGTCCGGTATCGGTATCGAGTATGGCGGGCACACAGACCGTGTGTTCGATTGTGCGTTTATGATTATTAGTCCTGGTGTTCCGTCGAATTCTCCGGTTGTCATAGAAGCTCAGCGACGAAGAATTAAAGTAGTAAGCGAAATCGAAGCAGCTTCATGGTTTTGCCTGGCTCCGATTGTTGCTGTAACCGGTTCGAACGGCAAAACTACTACAACCACGTTGATTGGTGAAATATTCAAAGAAGCTAAACTCGATAATGAAGTTG
Coding sequences within:
- a CDS encoding penicillin-binding transpeptidase domain-containing protein; amino-acid sequence: MISTQKHIASQKFLRIKQRRSKLILLACLVVFIIISSRLIQIQVVRSTDLQLEAQSQYKQPATIPAKRGNIYDCNGNILASSAMAIKVAADCSLMDNESKNAIAKKLSKLTNINPRVYLKKFHSNKRYVCLESEIRPSYKSFLQEDKPHGVLIEEVPKRFYHYGNLAAQVLGGMHYDNYGKGGIESYFNSQLQGKDGSIIKYRDGSRRIQPVLDFPKIDPQNGNSIYLTIDFAYQSIVEEELQKGVEKFQADGAIVIMLKPSTGEVLAVAQYPSFDPSHSSQADLANQRIKALTDTYEPGSMFKIVAAAAALELDLVKLEQKFNAENGRYLYPVGKKGILITDTHPYSILTFKEAMEVSSNIVFAKINKIVGSDAFYSQARDLGFGNFTNIELPGEAKGLLKKPNQWSGTTLQAMSRGYEVGATPIQIAAAYAALANKGVLMKPYILKQIQNERGDSVASTQPTIIRRVFSEKTASQLLEIFTSVVEGERGTAKSAIINGLRIAGKTGTARKIVDGKYSQKNHLASFVGFFPIEDPQVVCLVMLDNPKTGGYTGGVTSANIFKAIAERISITKSSFNRNSETNENKLYEASDFPLVPDVCGMQPKNAVRLLEKFGLSASKIGNGISVLDQDPKPGTLVAKGAEVKLMFAKTNHADENSFYIVPNVVGLPLRRAVNRLSLEGFESTALGNGIVVSQSPEAGKSASLNANVSLICEDKKVASKL
- a CDS encoding UDP-N-acetylmuramoyl-L-alanyl-D-glutamate--2,6-diaminopimelate ligase gives rise to the protein MQLANLLNSVTVIKIFQTQFGKMAVTHDVVINKVEYDSREISRGDMFVALRGKNSDGHKFIQDAIANGAKVVVVEDDNALPDSFFMHTGVVKIVVGNSRKALAILSANYCKHPADKLKIIGVTGTNGKTTATHIIKSLFEEKQNNKIGLIGTIENKIGDKVIPSTLTTPESLELQKMFLKMNEAGCSTVVMEVSSHALHQNRVFGINFAAGVFTNLTQDHLDYHGSMEEYFKAKKILFDNLDGNAVAITNYDDEYGLKIVESSRAKLITYGTDKQAEVFAENIQLLPTSTTFTVNYQGDKFDIESPLVGKFNVYNILAAISTALAFDIKISSIQHSLATIPPVRGRFENIVSPKGWRAIIDYAHTPDALMKCLLAIRDLLSNQKTPNGKIITVFGAGGDRDKTKRPIMGKIASELSDVVILTSDNPRSEDPYKIIADIAEGIKNNSGFFQEVDRQRAIEKAVELVSKGDIILIAGKGHENYQIIGNKKNHFNDREVVEEIIRQM
- the murF gene encoding UDP-N-acetylmuramoyl-tripeptide--D-alanyl-D-alanine ligase, translating into MQLTLNDILSINIYQIYNNNNLGNERFKGVSIDSRTTKSADLFFAIRGDNNDGHNFLEDAISNGATVVVVDKKFFSKAINFKTNNKFNKLFGVTIIVVENTSAAFGELATVFRKKFQIPILAVAGSNGKTTTKDMIGKVLSAKYDTLVTEGNLNNHIGVPLTLFGLKRKHQAAVIEIGTNHFGEIEYLCKILQPTHGLITNIGNEHLEFFKDINGVAKEEGELFKHLTTRNKAVAFVNADDKRILKLSRTLAHSIAFGSNKNSLDIICTNQTINASGNYSIEVLIKKSKKNFKVNLPIPGKHNIQNALAAFTVGIHFKVPTAKIVKALEKVNPSSKRMETVSVKKIKIINDTYNANLDSMLAAIEVLKQMKSQGKKIIVLGDMLELGKSSKQHHTLIGEAINKYFKKPTETPYLFTFGKMSQHINKAAKLNNKNHYTDKKTLTEDLLNIITSGDVVLVKGSRGMRMEDVVNSLTERLR
- the mraY gene encoding phospho-N-acetylmuramoyl-pentapeptide-transferase: MLYYLFEFLYREFSIPGFGVFKYLTFRAGAAAITALIVAFWLGPKIIKILKAKQIGESAKLDAPKTHLKKAGTPTMGGLIVLGSILIPTLLWGNLTNGYIVLIVFVTAGLGAVGFLDDYLKVVKKKPKGLIEEYKLIGQILIGLIVGSVIYFFPQWIDATLVKYNTSTTVPFFKHLEFDLGYFYIPMVVFIITATSNAVNLTDGLDGLAIGTVGIVALALAVISYISGNAIWSEYLTIPFLKGNGELSIFCAAMVGAALGFLWFNSHPAQVFLGDTGSLALGGAIGALTVLIKKELLLPTLGGIFLIETMSVIIQRLYFKYTRKRYGEGRRVFKMAPLHHHFEMIGWEEPKIVTRFYIITILFVILSLATFKVR